A single Candidatus Hydrogenedentota bacterium DNA region contains:
- a CDS encoding cytidine deaminase, producing the protein MTSTESESYQSIQEVIEFPELVIGLVGAVGTDWPLIYETLKNRLSGFGYEAEEIRVSRCVIDDLKPLPKTNDVFERTWAAMSAGDELRAEESTILALGVAATIAERRKKRIEANEGSHPRLAYIVNSLKHPDEVKCLRRIYSDAFYLLGIFSSDKRQRIFLEDEQNIDSDNVKKLIERDAHEEEQHGQRTSQTFHLADFFVYIGEQPSETKAALRRILDLVFGHPYKTPTFDEYAMFLAFTASLRSADLSRQVGAVIAKDEEVIATGANDAPKAGGGLYWPEYSSSREKIVDKPRSRDYTREGDSNANEKRRIAKDIAHRIEQNLSDVLEHQLGLPPRVKPEVLERVISESRLSDITEYFRVVHAEMEALLCCARNNVSARQGTLYCTTFPCHNCAKHIVAAGIRRVVYVEPYAKSKAPEFHDDSIRLGVEKGVDEGHVVFEPFMGVGPRKFFDLFSLKLSAGYEIERKTSDGRLVLDREQEDGDDFEWPVNTARVRVSVPFIAYADREREAVKEFNSLRERIQNASAH; encoded by the coding sequence TGTAATTGGTTTGGTTGGTGCTGTGGGGACTGATTGGCCACTAATATACGAGACTCTGAAGAACCGTCTATCTGGTTTCGGATATGAGGCTGAAGAAATCAGGGTTTCGAGATGTGTCATCGATGATCTGAAGCCTCTTCCTAAAACTAATGACGTGTTTGAGCGCACTTGGGCAGCCATGAGCGCAGGAGATGAGTTGCGAGCGGAGGAGAGTACGATTCTGGCGCTGGGGGTCGCAGCAACCATAGCAGAACGCAGGAAGAAGCGAATTGAGGCAAACGAAGGATCCCATCCCAGACTCGCTTACATAGTCAATTCACTCAAACATCCTGACGAGGTCAAGTGTTTGCGCCGTATATACTCGGATGCCTTCTACCTATTAGGGATATTCTCAAGTGATAAGAGACAACGAATCTTTCTGGAAGACGAACAGAACATCGACTCTGACAATGTTAAGAAACTTATAGAACGCGACGCGCATGAAGAAGAGCAGCACGGACAGCGAACTAGTCAGACATTTCACTTGGCTGATTTCTTCGTCTACATTGGAGAACAACCGTCAGAGACAAAGGCTGCTCTTCGTCGAATTCTAGACCTAGTCTTCGGACATCCCTACAAGACACCCACTTTTGATGAATACGCGATGTTTTTGGCCTTCACTGCTTCATTGCGCTCAGCGGACCTCTCGCGTCAAGTGGGTGCGGTAATCGCGAAAGACGAAGAAGTAATTGCGACTGGAGCAAATGACGCTCCGAAAGCGGGAGGGGGCCTCTACTGGCCTGAGTATAGCAGTAGTCGAGAGAAAATAGTTGATAAGCCTCGGAGTCGCGATTACACTCGTGAAGGGGATTCTAACGCCAATGAGAAGCGACGTATCGCAAAGGACATCGCGCACCGAATCGAGCAAAATCTCAGCGATGTTCTTGAACACCAACTTGGGTTACCTCCCCGGGTGAAGCCAGAAGTCCTCGAACGCGTAATAAGCGAGAGTCGCCTAAGTGACATTACAGAGTACTTTAGAGTTGTCCATGCAGAAATGGAGGCACTCTTATGTTGCGCCCGCAACAATGTGAGTGCTAGACAGGGAACACTTTATTGTACAACTTTTCCTTGTCACAACTGTGCAAAACACATCGTAGCGGCTGGCATAAGGCGAGTTGTATACGTAGAGCCTTATGCCAAGAGCAAAGCTCCCGAATTCCATGACGACTCAATTCGATTGGGAGTGGAAAAAGGAGTAGATGAAGGGCACGTTGTATTCGAGCCTTTCATGGGGGTTGGACCACGCAAGTTCTTTGATCTATTCTCCCTTAAGCTTAGTGCTGGCTATGAGATTGAGAGGAAGACATCAGACGGCAGACTTGTTCTGGATAGAGAGCAAGAAGACGGTGACGACTTTGAATGGCCTGTTAATACGGCCAGAGTGCGGGTTTCAGTTCCTTTCATTGCATACGCAGATAGAGAAAGAGAAGCGGTGAAAGAGTTCAATAGTCTGAGGGAGAGAATACAAAATGCCAGCGCCCATTGA